From one Sphingomonas xanthus genomic stretch:
- a CDS encoding DUF1294 domain-containing protein → MNLWTVLRFWQDKQRAATGKLRIPEGDLLGLALIGGSPGALLARRLFRHKTRKEPFSTRLTVIVMIQAGVLLGLVATS, encoded by the coding sequence GTGAACCTGTGGACCGTACTCAGGTTCTGGCAGGACAAGCAGCGTGCGGCGACAGGCAAGCTGCGGATCCCCGAGGGTGATCTACTGGGCCTGGCCCTGATTGGCGGTTCGCCGGGAGCGCTGCTGGCTCGTCGCCTGTTCAGGCACAAGACGCGCAAGGAGCCGTTCTCCACCCGCCTCACCGTGATTGTCATGATCCAGGCTGGGGTTCTGCTGGGGCTGGTAGCCACTTCATAG